A window of the Fuscovulum sp. genome harbors these coding sequences:
- a CDS encoding ETC complex I subunit, with amino-acid sequence MRARIYQPARTAMQSGTAKAKGWVLEFAPAAAREVDPLMGWTSSGDTQAQVKLRFDTREAALAYAAEKGIEVEVTEPKARKPVIRPRGYGENFATDRRGAWTH; translated from the coding sequence ATGCGCGCCCGTATCTATCAGCCTGCCCGAACCGCCATGCAATCCGGCACGGCCAAGGCAAAGGGATGGGTGCTGGAATTCGCGCCCGCCGCAGCGCGGGAAGTGGACCCTCTGATGGGCTGGACATCGTCGGGTGACACGCAGGCGCAGGTGAAGCTGCGCTTTGATACGCGCGAGGCGGCGCTGGCCTATGCCGCCGAAAAGGGGATCGAGGTCGAGGTGACGGAGCCCAAGGCGCGCAAGCCGGTGATCCGCCCGCGCGGCTATGGCGAGAATTTCGCGACGGATCGGCGCGGCGCCTGGACCCATTGA
- the uvrB gene encoding excinuclease ABC subunit UvrB: MPHNNTNALSERPDVLTRPKLEGGRRFVLSTPFQPAGDQPTAIAELSAGVLAGERDQVLLGATGTGKTFTMAKVIEQTQRPAIILAPNKTLAAQLYGEFKGFFPDNAVEYFVSYYDYYQPEAYVPRSDTYIEKESQINEQIDRMRHSATRALLERDDVIIVASVSCIYGIGSVETYSAMTQDLMVGQMYDQRKVMAELVAQQYRRNDQAFARGSFRVRGDSVEVWPAHLEDRAWRFSFFGEELEAIIEFDPLTGVKTDTFKQIRIYANSHYVTPRPTIQQAIKGIKGELALRLDQLIKEGKLLEAQRLEQRTQFDLEMLEATGVCNGIENYSRYLTGRAPGEPPPTLFEFIPDNAIVFADESHVSVPQIGGMYRGDYRRKFTLAEHGFRLPSCMDNRPLKFEEWDAMRPQSVFVSATPAKWEMEQTGGVFTEQVIRPTGLIDPQVEIRPVDMQVDDLLAEIRIVAQRGLRVLVTTLTKRMAEDLTEYFHEQGIRIRYMHSDIDTIERIEILRDLRLGAFDVLVGINLLREGLDIPECGLVAILDADKEGFLRSDTSLIQTIGRAARNSEGRVIMYADRITGSMERAMAETNRRRDKQIAYNTLHGITPTTVKKNVEDVLAGLWQGDTDMARVTARVDKPMVGSNLAAHLDALRLQMRKAAENLEFEEAARLRDEVKRLEAVELAIADDPLARQSAVEEAAEAAVKSSGRSTAGRAGQRGGTKRRR; this comes from the coding sequence ATGCCCCACAACAACACCAACGCGCTCAGCGAACGCCCCGACGTGCTGACCCGGCCAAAGCTGGAAGGCGGGCGTCGCTTCGTGCTGTCCACTCCCTTCCAACCGGCGGGCGACCAGCCCACCGCGATTGCCGAACTATCAGCAGGGGTTCTGGCCGGCGAACGCGATCAGGTTCTGCTGGGGGCCACCGGCACAGGCAAGACCTTCACCATGGCCAAGGTCATCGAACAGACCCAGCGCCCGGCCATCATCCTCGCCCCCAACAAGACGCTGGCCGCCCAGTTATACGGCGAATTCAAGGGCTTCTTCCCCGACAACGCGGTGGAATACTTCGTCTCCTACTACGACTACTACCAGCCCGAGGCCTATGTCCCGCGGTCCGACACCTATATCGAGAAGGAATCCCAGATCAACGAACAGATCGACCGGATGCGCCACTCGGCCACCCGCGCGCTTCTGGAACGCGATGACGTTATCATCGTGGCCTCTGTCTCTTGCATCTACGGTATCGGCTCGGTGGAAACCTATTCCGCCATGACGCAGGATCTGATGGTCGGGCAGATGTATGACCAGCGCAAGGTCATGGCCGAACTGGTGGCCCAGCAATACCGCCGCAACGATCAGGCCTTCGCCCGTGGCTCCTTCCGCGTGCGCGGCGACTCGGTCGAAGTCTGGCCCGCCCACCTCGAAGACCGCGCCTGGCGCTTTTCCTTCTTTGGAGAAGAGCTGGAGGCGATCATCGAATTTGATCCGCTCACCGGCGTCAAGACCGACACGTTCAAACAGATCCGCATCTACGCCAACAGCCACTACGTCACCCCGCGCCCGACGATCCAGCAGGCGATCAAGGGCATCAAGGGCGAGCTTGCCCTGCGCCTTGATCAGCTCATCAAGGAAGGCAAACTGCTCGAAGCGCAGCGTCTGGAACAGCGCACCCAGTTCGATCTGGAAATGCTTGAGGCGACCGGCGTCTGCAACGGGATCGAAAACTACTCCCGCTACCTGACAGGCCGGGCACCGGGCGAACCGCCGCCCACATTGTTCGAATTCATCCCTGACAATGCCATCGTCTTTGCCGATGAATCCCACGTCTCGGTGCCCCAGATCGGCGGCATGTATCGCGGCGACTATCGGCGCAAATTCACGCTGGCCGAACACGGCTTCCGCCTGCCCTCCTGCATGGACAACCGCCCCCTGAAGTTCGAGGAATGGGATGCCATGCGCCCCCAATCCGTCTTCGTTTCCGCCACACCGGCGAAGTGGGAAATGGAACAGACCGGCGGCGTCTTCACCGAACAGGTCATCCGCCCCACCGGCCTGATCGACCCGCAGGTCGAAATCCGCCCTGTCGACATGCAGGTCGATGACCTGCTGGCCGAAATCCGCATCGTCGCCCAACGCGGCCTACGCGTGTTGGTCACCACGCTGACCAAACGCATGGCCGAAGACCTGACCGAATATTTCCACGAACAGGGCATCCGCATCCGCTATATGCACAGCGACATCGACACGATCGAACGCATCGAAATTCTGCGCGACCTGCGCCTTGGCGCCTTCGACGTGCTGGTCGGCATCAACCTCTTGCGCGAAGGGCTCGACATCCCCGAATGCGGCCTTGTCGCCATTCTGGATGCCGACAAGGAAGGGTTCCTGCGCTCGGATACCTCACTCATTCAAACCATCGGCCGCGCCGCGCGCAATTCCGAGGGCCGCGTCATCATGTATGCCGACCGCATCACCGGCAGCATGGAACGCGCCATGGCCGAAACCAACCGCCGCCGCGACAAGCAGATCGCCTATAACACGCTCCATGGCATCACCCCCACCACGGTAAAGAAGAACGTCGAAGACGTGCTCGCCGGTCTCTGGCAAGGCGATACCGACATGGCCCGCGTCACGGCACGGGTCGACAAGCCGATGGTCGGCTCCAACCTCGCGGCCCATCTCGATGCCCTGCGCCTGCAAATGCGCAAGGCAGCCGAAAACCTTGAATTCGAAGAAGCCGCCAGACTGCGGGATGAGGTGAAACGGCTCGAGGCGGTCGAACTTGCCATCGCCGACGATCCCCTCGCCCGCCAATCCGCGGTGGAAGAGGCAGCCGAGGCCGCTGTCAAATCCTCCGGCCGCTCCACCGCAGGCCGCGCGGGCCAGCGCGGCGGAACCAAACGCCGCCGCTAA
- the parA gene encoding ParA family partition ATPase — MGHVITVAQQKGGSGKTTLAVNLAVEFLKRGQRVAILDTDPQGSLGRWFLARRDGVGVEGMEFSTASAWGVSYECEKLRKTNDIVIVDTPPKVDADLRPALREADLVLIPVASSHVDLWAVDGVLDLIAREGRAALVVLNRWKAGTRLADEVAQAAGDKAKVAVARLGNRVVFAETLGVGLAAMEAGRSPARAEVAALADEVLASLQG; from the coding sequence ATGGGCCATGTCATCACCGTCGCGCAGCAGAAGGGCGGGTCGGGGAAAACCACCCTTGCTGTCAATCTGGCTGTTGAATTTCTGAAGCGTGGTCAAAGGGTTGCGATCCTTGATACCGATCCGCAGGGCAGCCTTGGCCGCTGGTTTCTGGCCCGCCGGGATGGGGTGGGGGTGGAGGGGATGGAGTTCTCCACCGCCAGCGCCTGGGGTGTTTCCTATGAGTGCGAAAAGCTGAGGAAAACCAATGACATCGTGATCGTCGACACGCCGCCCAAGGTGGATGCCGACCTGCGCCCCGCGCTGCGCGAGGCCGATCTGGTGCTGATTCCGGTGGCGTCTTCGCATGTCGATCTCTGGGCGGTGGATGGCGTGCTGGATCTGATCGCGCGCGAGGGGCGGGCGGCGTTGGTGGTGCTGAACCGCTGGAAGGCGGGCACGCGTCTGGCCGATGAGGTGGCGCAAGCCGCTGGAGATAAAGCGAAAGTTGCCGTGGCGCGGTTGGGCAACCGCGTGGTTTTTGCCGAAACGCTGGGCGTCGGGCTGGCCGCGATGGAGGCAGGGCGCAGCCCGGCGCGGGCCGAGGTGGCGGCGTTGGCTGATGAGGTTCTGGCCAGCCTTCAGGGCTGA
- a CDS encoding entericidin EcnAB, whose translation MTLLSKTLLAKPMILIPLLAVLATAGCETFKGAGRDLQGAGSTVTTTAAEVQADL comes from the coding sequence ATGACCCTGCTTTCCAAAACGCTGCTGGCCAAACCGATGATCCTGATCCCGCTGCTGGCCGTGCTGGCGACCGCCGGTTGCGAAACCTTCAAAGGCGCTGGCCGCGATCTGCAAGGCGCAGGCAGCACCGTGACCACCACCGCGGCCGAGGTTCAGGCCGACCTCTGA
- a CDS encoding serine hydrolase domain-containing protein, with product MLDQREIRSFAINSRIPRVSVSITVSDKTDHFEVCDFGHTIEHESRFFMLASVCKLVTSLCVLELKAVSKLQIDDQVTKHVPEFERIVDFPNDASILAFLNHQSGLKKVNYDWRSSQIGSTIDWIYRLLRDGPAVTEPLAFSPSRDYLYSNFNYQVLGAVVESISGGDFKSFANRVLANDDRVFFDISECHRKAATPHVAVDGQLVPVALPFGFEHYHSSATLYSTVPLVHSLFHRYFIKGSGKELLRLCEENLRSSGVEYAPEFGACLFKQKRKLLIGGRETVNIYGHGGKELGYNTLQLILPEIETSMSIACNKLSVNIIELAFNLLRSAPLTHPSSTPR from the coding sequence ATGCTTGACCAAAGAGAAATTCGGTCGTTTGCAATCAACTCACGCATTCCGAGAGTTTCGGTTTCGATAACTGTGAGCGACAAAACAGACCACTTTGAAGTGTGCGACTTTGGACACACAATAGAGCATGAAAGCAGATTCTTCATGCTAGCTTCGGTTTGCAAACTTGTTACCAGCCTTTGCGTACTTGAACTCAAGGCTGTATCCAAGCTTCAGATTGACGACCAAGTGACGAAGCACGTTCCTGAATTCGAACGGATCGTAGACTTTCCCAACGACGCTTCGATCCTGGCCTTTCTCAACCACCAATCTGGACTCAAAAAGGTCAATTACGATTGGAGAAGCTCGCAAATCGGCTCAACAATCGACTGGATTTATCGTCTCCTAAGGGACGGTCCGGCGGTAACAGAGCCGTTAGCGTTTAGTCCTAGTAGGGATTATCTTTACTCCAATTTCAATTACCAAGTTCTTGGAGCTGTAGTGGAAAGCATAAGCGGGGGAGACTTTAAATCATTTGCAAATCGAGTGCTTGCAAATGACGACAGAGTTTTCTTTGATATATCTGAATGCCATAGGAAGGCAGCGACGCCACACGTAGCGGTTGACGGTCAACTCGTTCCAGTGGCGCTTCCGTTTGGCTTTGAGCATTACCACTCATCTGCAACGCTCTACTCAACCGTACCTCTAGTTCACAGTCTTTTTCACAGATACTTCATCAAAGGATCAGGCAAAGAACTGCTTCGCCTTTGCGAAGAAAATCTGCGATCTTCTGGTGTTGAATACGCACCAGAATTTGGAGCGTGTCTCTTTAAGCAGAAGCGCAAGCTACTAATTGGAGGGAGGGAAACGGTTAACATATACGGCCACGGCGGTAAGGAGCTTGGTTACAACACGTTGCAACTGATTTTACCCGAGATTGAAACCTCTATGTCAATCGCGTGCAACAAGCTATCGGTCAACATCATTGAACTGGCATTCAATTTACTGCGTTCTGCACCCCTCACCCATCCATCTTCAACGCCGAGATAA
- the lepA gene encoding translation elongation factor 4: protein MTQLDLIRNFSIVAHIDHGKSTLADRLIQMTGTVAARDMKAQMLDSMDIERERGITIKANTVRIEYPAKDGKTYILNLIDTPGHVDFAYEVSRSMRAVEGSLLVVDASQGVEAQTLANVYQALDAGHEIVPVLNKIDLPAAEPERVKQQIEDVIGLDASEAINISAKSGLGIPDVLEAIVTRLPAPKGDRNAPLKAMLVDSWYDAYLGVVVMIRVIDGVIRKGDRIKMMQTNAVYGVDKLAVLKPQMVDIEELGPGEIGIWTGSIKQVRDTRVGDTITSERKGCDTPLPGFKPAQPVVFCGLFPVDAADFEDLRDAIEKLQLNDASFSSEMETSAALGFGFRCGFLGLLHLEVIRDRLEREYDLDLITTAPSVVFKLHMKDGEVRDLHNPADMPDLTYIDHITEPRIKATIMVPDEYLGDILKLCQDRRGIQLDLSYAGNRAMVVYDLPLAEVVFDFYDRLKSVTKGYASFDYTISEYREDYLVKMSILVNEEPVDALSMMVHRDRAEARGRAMVEKLKELIPRHMFKIPIQAAIGARVIARETLSAMRKDVTAKCYGGDATRKRKLLDKQKAGKKRMRQFGKVEIPQEAFISALKMDG from the coding sequence ATGACCCAGCTTGACCTCATCCGCAATTTCTCGATCGTGGCGCATATCGACCACGGGAAATCCACCCTTGCCGACCGGCTTATCCAGATGACCGGGACGGTGGCTGCGCGCGATATGAAGGCGCAGATGCTGGACAGCATGGATATCGAGCGGGAGCGGGGCATCACCATCAAGGCGAACACCGTTCGGATCGAATATCCGGCCAAGGATGGCAAGACCTATATCCTGAACCTGATCGACACGCCCGGCCATGTGGATTTCGCCTATGAAGTGTCGCGCTCCATGCGCGCCGTCGAAGGCTCGCTTCTGGTGGTGGATGCCTCGCAAGGGGTCGAGGCGCAGACGCTGGCCAACGTCTATCAGGCGCTGGATGCGGGGCATGAGATCGTGCCCGTGCTGAACAAGATCGACCTGCCCGCGGCCGAGCCCGAACGCGTGAAGCAGCAGATCGAGGATGTGATCGGGCTGGACGCCTCAGAGGCCATCAACATCTCGGCCAAATCCGGCCTTGGCATCCCCGACGTGCTGGAGGCCATCGTTACCCGCCTGCCCGCGCCCAAGGGTGACCGCAACGCGCCCCTGAAGGCGATGCTGGTCGACAGCTGGTATGATGCCTATCTGGGCGTCGTCGTCATGATCCGCGTCATCGACGGGGTGATCCGCAAGGGCGACCGCATCAAGATGATGCAGACCAATGCCGTCTATGGCGTGGACAAGCTGGCCGTGCTGAAGCCGCAGATGGTGGATATCGAAGAGCTTGGCCCCGGCGAGATTGGCATCTGGACCGGGTCGATCAAGCAGGTGCGTGACACCCGCGTGGGCGACACGATCACGTCGGAACGCAAGGGCTGCGACACGCCCCTGCCGGGCTTCAAACCCGCGCAGCCGGTGGTGTTCTGCGGCCTGTTCCCGGTGGATGCGGCCGATTTCGAAGACCTGCGCGATGCCATCGAAAAGCTGCAACTGAATGACGCGTCGTTCAGTTCGGAAATGGAAACCTCGGCCGCGCTGGGCTTTGGCTTCCGCTGCGGGTTCCTGGGCCTGTTGCACCTTGAGGTGATCCGCGACCGGCTGGAGCGGGAATATGACCTTGACCTGATCACCACCGCGCCGTCGGTCGTGTTCAAGCTGCACATGAAGGATGGCGAGGTGCGCGATCTGCACAACCCCGCCGATATGCCCGACCTGACCTATATCGACCACATCACCGAGCCGCGCATCAAGGCCACGATCATGGTGCCGGACGAATACCTCGGCGATATCCTGAAGCTGTGTCAGGACCGGCGCGGCATCCAGCTGGACCTGTCCTATGCCGGCAACCGCGCGATGGTGGTCTATGACCTGCCGCTGGCCGAGGTGGTGTTCGATTTCTATGACCGGCTGAAATCGGTGACCAAGGGCTATGCGTCCTTTGACTATACGATTTCCGAATACCGCGAGGATTACCTCGTGAAGATGTCGATCCTGGTGAACGAAGAACCCGTCGATGCCCTGTCGATGATGGTGCACCGGGATAGGGCCGAGGCGCGGGGCCGCGCGATGGTGGAAAAGCTGAAAGAACTGATCCCCCGGCACATGTTCAAGATCCCGATTCAGGCCGCCATCGGTGCCCGCGTGATCGCGCGTGAGACGCTGTCAGCAATGCGCAAGGACGTGACGGCCAAGTGCTATGGCGGAGACGCGACGCGGAAGCGGAAGCTCTTGGACAAGCAGAAGGCCGGGAAGAAGCGGATGCGCCAGTTTGGCAAGGTGGAGATCCCGCAGGAGGCGTTTATCTCGGCGTTGAAGATGGATGGGTGA
- a CDS encoding low molecular weight protein-tyrosine-phosphatase — translation MAKRILFVCLGNICRSPTAEGVVRAMARAEGLTLEVDSCGTGGWHAGEPPHPPAVTAARARGYDLSLLRARQVTREDFTRFDRIYAMDRANLRDLQALRPEGGAEPELFLRHAPQHGDAVPDPWYTGEYDRALDMIEDAARGLIAELKAVRD, via the coding sequence ATGGCAAAGCGCATCCTTTTCGTCTGTCTGGGCAATATTTGCCGGTCCCCCACGGCCGAGGGCGTGGTGCGGGCAATGGCAAGGGCCGAGGGGTTGACCCTTGAGGTGGACAGTTGCGGCACGGGCGGCTGGCATGCGGGCGAACCGCCGCATCCGCCCGCCGTCACTGCAGCACGGGCGCGGGGCTATGACCTGTCACTCCTGCGGGCGCGGCAGGTGACGCGCGAGGATTTCACCCGCTTTGACCGTATCTATGCGATGGACCGCGCCAATCTGCGCGATTTGCAGGCCCTGCGCCCGGAGGGCGGGGCAGAGCCGGAATTGTTCCTGCGTCATGCGCCGCAGCATGGCGATGCGGTGCCGGACCCGTGGTATACGGGGGAATATGACCGCGCGCTGGACATGATTGAGGATGCGGCGCGGGGTTTGATTGCCGAATTGAAGGCCGTGCGCGACTGA
- a CDS encoding copper chaperone PCu(A)C, with protein MTFRLSLAALAATLFLSIPATAEEHPEGMHVHDIYARSTGQVGASGAIFLMIHNNTTTDDRLLGAASDVAERVELHTHLEDANGVMQMLHVEEGFAIPAGEMHALARGGDHVMLLGLTRELKDGDTFPVTLTFEASGEVVIEATVDNERKPEDGGMMMDHGDGHDHSGHGMGG; from the coding sequence ATGACGTTCCGTCTTTCCCTTGCCGCCTTGGCGGCGACCCTGTTCCTGTCGATTCCCGCCACGGCGGAAGAGCACCCCGAGGGGATGCATGTGCATGACATCTATGCCCGCAGCACCGGGCAGGTTGGCGCATCCGGCGCGATCTTTCTGATGATCCACAACAACACCACCACGGATGACCGTCTGCTGGGCGCAGCATCCGATGTGGCCGAGCGGGTGGAGTTGCACACGCATCTCGAAGACGCGAATGGCGTGATGCAGATGCTGCATGTCGAGGAAGGCTTTGCCATCCCGGCGGGTGAGATGCATGCGCTGGCGCGCGGCGGCGATCACGTGATGCTGCTGGGCCTGACGCGCGAGTTGAAGGATGGCGACACCTTCCCCGTGACGCTGACCTTCGAGGCGTCGGGCGAGGTGGTGATCGAGGCCACGGTCGACAATGAACGCAAGCCCGAGGATGGTGGCATGATGATGGATCATGGCGACGGCCATGATCATAGCGGCCATGGCATGGGCGGCTGA
- the rpmB gene encoding 50S ribosomal protein L28 codes for MSRVCELTGKGPMTGNTVSHANNKSRRRFLPNLNEVTLISDVLGQSFKLRISAAGLRSVDHRGGLDAFLAKAKDDELSPTALKIKKEIAKAQAAA; via the coding sequence ATGTCGCGCGTCTGCGAACTGACGGGCAAGGGCCCGATGACCGGCAACACCGTGAGCCACGCGAACAACAAGTCGCGTCGCCGCTTCCTGCCGAACCTGAACGAGGTCACGCTGATCTCGGACGTGCTTGGGCAATCGTTCAAGCTGCGCATTTCGGCGGCTGGCCTGCGGTCGGTTGACCATCGCGGCGGCCTGGATGCCTTCCTCGCCAAGGCGAAGGATGACGAACTGTCGCCCACCGCCCTGAAGATCAAGAAAGAGATTGCCAAGGCTCAGGCTGCCGCCTGA
- the meaB gene encoding methylmalonyl Co-A mutase-associated GTPase MeaB, giving the protein MAGRDNDIAALAEGVAAGDRRALARAITLVESGRADHRAQALDLLARLRAPGQAAAGRQALRLGLSGTPGVGKSTFIESFGLMLTGQGKRVAVLAVDPSSARSGGSILGDKTRMEQLTRDPRAFIRPSPSQAQMGGVARRSREAVALCEAAGFDIVLIETVGVGQSETVVAEICDLFLLLLAPAGGDELQGVKRGIMEMADLILVNKADGDLKPAALRTMADYAGALRLLRRRPQDPEGFPKAMPVSALAAEGLAAAWAEMQALAKWRQAHGHWQARRAAQARHWFEEEVRQGLLAVLAQGQARGRLADLGAEVEAGRLTPEAAAAEMLRGLD; this is encoded by the coding sequence ATGGCCGGCAGGGACAACGACATCGCGGCGCTGGCCGAAGGCGTGGCGGCGGGGGATCGCCGGGCGCTGGCGCGGGCGATCACGCTGGTGGAAAGCGGGCGGGCCGATCACCGGGCGCAGGCCTTGGACCTGCTGGCGCGGCTGCGGGCACCGGGACAGGCGGCGGCGGGGCGGCAAGCGCTGCGGCTGGGCCTTTCGGGCACGCCGGGGGTGGGGAAATCCACCTTTATCGAGAGTTTCGGCCTGATGCTGACGGGGCAGGGCAAGCGCGTGGCGGTGCTGGCGGTTGATCCAAGCTCGGCCCGGTCGGGCGGGTCGATTCTGGGCGACAAGACACGGATGGAGCAATTGACCCGCGATCCGCGCGCCTTCATCCGCCCCTCGCCCAGTCAGGCGCAGATGGGCGGCGTGGCGCGGCGGTCGCGTGAGGCGGTGGCGCTGTGCGAGGCGGCGGGGTTCGACATCGTGCTGATCGAGACGGTGGGGGTGGGCCAATCGGAAACCGTGGTGGCCGAGATTTGCGATCTGTTCCTGCTGCTTCTGGCCCCGGCGGGGGGGGATGAGTTGCAGGGCGTGAAGCGCGGGATCATGGAGATGGCGGACCTGATCCTAGTGAACAAGGCGGATGGTGACCTGAAGCCCGCCGCGCTGCGCACCATGGCGGATTATGCGGGGGCGTTGCGCCTTTTGCGCCGCCGCCCGCAGGACCCGGAGGGGTTTCCCAAGGCGATGCCCGTTTCGGCGCTGGCGGCAGAGGGGCTGGCAGCCGCATGGGCAGAGATGCAGGCGCTGGCGAAGTGGCGGCAGGCGCACGGGCATTGGCAGGCGCGGCGCGCGGCGCAGGCGCGGCACTGGTTCGAGGAAGAGGTGCGGCAGGGCTTGCTGGCCGTGCTGGCACAGGGTCAGGCGCGGGGTCGGCTGGCCGATCTGGGGGCCGAGGTCGAGGCCGGGCGGCTGACGCCAGAGGCGGCGGCGGCGGAGATGCTGCGTGGGCTGGACTGA
- a CDS encoding DUF3108 domain-containing protein produces MQTTARPVAPPSPRALALAAVASLTLALAAPLPAQAQTAQESGQFDLVMTGITAAKLDFSASQQGDAYNVTAGFISTGLLALMRRIEFTAQAEGVIQGDLPRPTRYAAQAKAGRRSGETVMDYTDGVPLLRVDLPAREAADWQIDAATQGGTVDPISALYLTLRDVAPGAECNRRFKMFDGRRATELTVGPSRPGEGGTVTCTGEYRRIAGYPPEDMEERTRFPFTLTLMPTENGLLRVTEVEMDSLIGKARLIRR; encoded by the coding sequence ATGCAGACGACCGCCCGCCCCGTTGCCCCCCCTTCCCCCCGCGCGCTGGCCCTCGCTGCCGTCGCCTCTCTGACGCTGGCCCTTGCCGCGCCATTGCCCGCACAGGCACAGACCGCGCAGGAAAGCGGTCAGTTCGATCTGGTGATGACCGGCATCACCGCCGCCAAGCTGGATTTTTCCGCCAGCCAGCAAGGCGACGCCTACAACGTGACCGCAGGTTTCATCTCAACCGGCCTTCTGGCGCTGATGCGGCGGATTGAGTTCACCGCGCAGGCCGAAGGGGTGATTCAGGGCGACCTGCCCCGCCCCACCCGGTATGCGGCGCAGGCAAAGGCCGGTCGCCGCTCCGGCGAAACGGTGATGGATTACACCGATGGCGTGCCACTGCTGCGCGTGGACCTGCCAGCCCGCGAAGCGGCGGATTGGCAGATCGACGCCGCCACGCAAGGCGGCACCGTGGACCCGATCAGCGCGCTCTACCTCACCCTGCGCGACGTGGCGCCGGGCGCTGAATGCAACCGCCGCTTCAAGATGTTCGATGGCCGCCGCGCCACCGAACTGACTGTCGGCCCCTCTCGCCCCGGCGAAGGCGGCACGGTCACCTGCACCGGCGAATACCGCCGCATCGCAGGCTACCCGCCCGAGGATATGGAAGAAAGAACACGCTTCCCCTTCACCCTCACCCTTATGCCCACCGAAAACGGCCTGCTGCGCGTGACCGAGGTGGAAATGGACAGCCTCATCGGCAAGGCAAGGCTGATCCGCCGCTGA